From Macrobrachium nipponense isolate FS-2020 chromosome 6, ASM1510439v2, whole genome shotgun sequence, a single genomic window includes:
- the LOC135216147 gene encoding synaptic vesicular amine transporter-like: MLRRKVDVTGFKEEVERLRRSRLAVILLVYFALVMDNMLLTVVVPIIPDYLYQMEYQQTEKRDEEKLIGPNLQSTSNTSPLSSSFGNQQLENSVTSAKTQSDYSSNKQPLKGSQESTSGTHDGRASKQRFTESRYPTASSAGSRNQMSVQSGVSLATRASFPGRPPDTEKSAGPVTLDRSGHDGSTSPNNKEMLKEGMLQNLKNGIDMKLMKLLKRNDETVQVPLAEKNNFSTVVSGTQRVSQSSAHNASTVLKPSTDVGGSNGTNHTPVLDSTDKGPTPRAEWSGNSADAPQNKTLHNTVLPQDIINENSWVGLLFSSKAFVQLIVNPFIGPLTSRIGYSLPLLVGTQNLIISALLFAYAESYTLLFVARSIQGIASSCIAISGMGIIAECYPEDKERGRMQGMVMGGIALGVLAGYPIGGLLYDFTSSKTPPFLLVAVLTAILALIQLAVLNPRPSPERLIVATPLSGLIRDPFILITAGAVMVSTLAMAMLEPCLPIWLTDTLHPQKWQLGTVFIPDSIGYLVGTSCTAGSSYRIGRWRAALIAMMMVAFASATVPEARSMLALAGPHFFLGMGVGTVDAAMMPLLAAIVDARHVAAYGAVYSIAQAAVALAYGFGPLVGGAVVRQIGFPWLMRGVAILNLCYCPLLFILTTFNHDPSESQAILMAAPDPNDYTSHTTASVQPREASLRYQQLFHEEDD, from the exons ATGTTACGGAGGAAAGTTGACGTCACGGGCTTCAAGGAGGAGGTCGAGCGCTTGAGGAGGAGCAGATTAGCGGTCATCCTCCTGGTCTACTTTGCCCTCGTCATGGACAACATGCTGTTGACTGTCGTCG TGCCCATAATCCCAGATTACCTTTACCAGATGGAATACCAACAGACTGAAAAGAGGGACGAAGAAAAGTTAATTGGTCCAAACTTACAATCAACTTCGAACACCAGTCCATTAAGCTCCTCCTTTGGAAACCAGCAACTGGAGAACTCTGTAACTTCAGCAAAGACACAAAGTGATTATTCAAGTAACAAACAGCCTTTGAAGGGATCTCAAGAATCCACTTCTGGAACACACGATGGAAGGGCTTCAAAGCAAAGATTTACTGAATCGAGATATCCAACAGCTTCCAGTGCAGGTTCCAGGAATCAAATGTCTGTTCAGAGTGGCGTTTCTTTGGCAACAAGGGCTAGTTTTCCAGGTAGACCCCCTGACACAGAAAAGTCAGCTGGTCCAGTTACTCTAGACCGTTCAGGACATGACGGTTCCACAAGCCCCAACAATAAAGAGATGCTGAAAGAGGGAATGTTACAGAATCTTAAAAATGGCATTGACATGAAACTAATGAAGCTATTGAAGAGAAACGACGAAACTGTACAGGTTCCATTGGcagaaaagaataatttttctaCAGTGGTTTCTGGAACCCAGAGAGTGTCACAGTCATCTGCCCATAATGCATCTACAGTACTTAAACCCTCAACTGATGTAGGAGGCTCTAATGGGACAAACCACACGCCAGTTTTAGACTCAACAGACAAAGGGCCAACACCAAGAGCAGAGTGGTCTGGTAACTCAGCGGACGCTCCCCAGAACAAGACGCTTCACAACACCGTTCTCCCGCAGGACATAATCAACGAAAACAGTTGGGTGGGCTTGCTGTTCTCATCCAAGGCTTTCGTCCAGCTCATCGTCAACCCCTTCATAGGACCTCTCACATCCCGCATTGGTTATTCATTGCCGCTGTTGGTTGGCACACAGAATCTGATAATATCAGCTCTGT TGTTTGCTTACGCTGAGAGTTACACGTTGCTCTTCGTTGCGCGAAGTATCCAAGGAATAGCTTCGTCCTGTATCGCTATATCAG GTATGGGCATCATCGCCGAGTGCTATCCGGAGGACAAGGAACGTGGGCGTATGCAAGGGATGGTGATGGGCGGGATAGCCCTGGGCGTGCTGGCGGGGTATCCCATAGGCGGTCTCCTCTACGACTTCACGAGCTCGAAAACGCCGCCATTCCTGCTTGTTGCTGTCCTGACAGCGATTCTCGCTT TGATTCAGCTGGCAGTGCTCAATCCCAGACCCTCCCCAGAG CGTCTGATCGTGGCAACACCTTTGAGCGGTTTGATCAGAGATCCTTTCATCTTGATCACTGCTGGCGCTGTGATGGTCTCCACCTTAGCCATGGCAATGTTAGAACCCTGCCTTCCAATCTGGCTCACTGACACCCTACATCCCCAG aaatGGCAGCTTGGAACAGTCTTCATCCCTGACAGCATTGGGTATCTGGTGGGGACAAGCTGTACTGCCGGTTCGTCCTACAGAATTGGCCGCTGGAGAGCTGCACTTATAGCTATGATGATGGTGGCATTTGCTTCGGCAACA GTACCTGAGGCAAGGTCAATGTTGGCCCTTGCAGGCCCCCACTTCTTCCTTGGCATGGGCGTTGGAACCGTCGATGCTGCCATGATGCCCCTATTGGCTGCCATAGTGGATGCCCGCCATGTAGCCGCCTATGGGGCTGTTTATTCCATTGCCCAGGCAGCTGTGGCCCTGGCTTATGGCTTTG GTCCATTAGTGGGAGGAGCAGTTGTTCGGCAGATTGGTTTCCCATGGCTCATGAGGGGAGTAGCCATCCTCAATCTCTGCTACTGTCCTCTTCTCTTTATACTCACAACGTTTAACCACGATCCCTCAGAATCTCAG GCTATTCTGATGGCAGCCCCTGATCCTAATGACTACACTAGCCACACTACTGCCAGTGTTCAGCCACGGGAGGCGTCTCTTAGGTATCAGCAACTTTTCCATGAAGAAGATGACTAA